One Clupea harengus chromosome 11, Ch_v2.0.2, whole genome shotgun sequence DNA window includes the following coding sequences:
- the LOC122133312 gene encoding sperm acrosome membrane-associated protein 6-like, whose product MFKLIFCLVCASVTVSPSSSCLQCFVDPNDAVRMCWGYIIIEHDVRNIGECMRMVDRIFNHNKTVMDAGRVGRGHDQKLKDIMLAQIMPMVEEFDQKTHDENVYEARLRAAAEHFIAQASQLPRASGCVPPCGFQVEGSVYSCRGCQYESCEYPLDCPGEG is encoded by the exons ATGTTCAAGCTGATATTCTGCCtggtgtgtgcgagtgtgaccGTCTCTCCTTCTTCGAGCTGTTTACAGTGTTTCGTCGATCCAAATGACGCAGTTCGCATGTGCTGGGGCTACATCATTATCGAGCATGACGTCCGTAACATTGGTGAATGCATGAGGATGGTGGACCGCATATTCAACCACAACAAGACTGTCATGGATGCAGGAAGAGTCG GGAGAGGCCATGACCAAAAACTCAAGGATATCATGCTGGCACAAATCATGCCAATGGTGGAGGAGTTCGACCAGAAGACTCACGATG AGAACGTGTATGAGGCCAGACTGAGGGCAGCGGCAGAACACTTCATCGCTCAAGCCTCACAATTGCCCAGAG CATCAGGATGCGTTCCCCCTTGTG GTTTCCAGGTGGAAGGCTCGGTGTACAGCTGCCGCGGCTGCCAGTATGAGTCGTGCGAGTACCCTCTGGACTGCCCAGGTGAGGGATGA